One genomic segment of Tiliqua scincoides isolate rTilSci1 chromosome 6, rTilSci1.hap2, whole genome shotgun sequence includes these proteins:
- the C6H4orf17 gene encoding uncharacterized protein C4orf17 homolog has protein sequence MNINFRDHPDPQLNQRGLMTHGQYELPFGKTTYLVCRHTPHPKTVCHIKGLNDVPICVVRDRGYAPGHLGRIPGPEQNQRHLPTQAATDHPVPVNALTGQVQNPSRGKGTQLRDEISEFSKKTGNPPLLNRKDDPLRQFLEDHPQSSTAQEIQPLQAMRYRPAITDNINYTPNFLDQEVKILEKLHDILQTDSLVQIKQWLSTASLKEKEFVSNFIRSDVTSRDLLNYQQKPEDENEAEKLNLPALLKSPRGHHKGTPVEGSRSRKGERENQNPNFGESTLRAFSQQTQSSRKKPTIYCNIESQHPADVQEVS, from the exons ATGAATATCAATTTCAGAGACCATCCTGATCCTCAGCTGAACCAAAGAGGATTGATGACACACGGCCAGTATGAACTGCCTTTTGGAAAAACAACTTACCTTGTTTGCAGACACACTCCACATCCCAAGACAGTGTGCCACATTAAAG GATTAAATGATGTACCTATCTGTGTTGTGAGGGATCGAGGATACGCTCCAGGACACTTGGGCAGAATCCCAGGCCCAGAACAGAATCAGCGTCACCTGCCCACTCAAGCAGCTACTGATCATCCTGTTCCAGTTAATGCCCTAACGGGACAAGTGCAGAACCCATCCAGAGGGAAAGGCACAC AACTGAGAGACGAAATTTCAGAATTCTCAAAAAAGACCGGAAACCCCCCTCTTCTAAACAGAAAG GATGATCCTTTGAGGCAGTTTCTTGAAGACCATCCACAGAGCTCAACTGCCCAAGAGATCCAGCCTCTTCAGGCTATGCGTTACAGACCAGCCATCACAGACAATATTAATTACACCCCAAACTTCTTGGATCAAGAAGTAAAA ATCCTGGAAAAGCTCCATGATATTTTGCAGACGGATTCCCTTGTACAGATCAAACAATGGTTGTCAACAGCAAGTCTAAAAG AGAAGGAATTTGTTTCAAATTTCATACGCTCGGATGTGACCAGCAGAGATCTGCTAAATTATCAGCAAAAGCCAGAAGATGAAAATGAGGCAGAGAAACTGAATTTGCCAGCTCTGCTGAAGTCTCCAAGAGGCCATCACAAAGGAACACCAGTTGAAGGAAGCAGGAGCAG aaagggggagagagaaaatcaGAATCCCAACTTCGGAGAATCTACCCTTAGAGCGTTCTCTCAGCAGACACAAAGCTCAAGAAAGAAGCCAACTATCTACTGCAACATCGAAAGCCAGCACCCAGCTGATGTACAGGAAGTCTCCTAA